The Halosimplex litoreum genome has a window encoding:
- a CDS encoding DUF5658 family protein: MTQSSVPDGREQERLFVRRRERRLTRTHAALWVVILATTTADIVLTMVGLAGGLPEGNPVVRTMVASFGPAGLWAVKFAAMCWLVAGWSLLSDRNASVFLGLFATVTSLVVVNNAVAVLAA, encoded by the coding sequence GTGACGCAGTCGTCCGTCCCCGACGGCCGCGAGCAGGAGCGGCTGTTCGTCCGCCGCCGCGAGCGACGGCTGACCCGAACCCACGCCGCGCTGTGGGTCGTGATCCTCGCGACCACGACGGCCGATATCGTCTTGACGATGGTCGGACTGGCCGGCGGTCTGCCGGAGGGTAACCCCGTCGTCCGAACGATGGTCGCGTCGTTCGGTCCTGCGGGACTCTGGGCGGTGAAGTTCGCCGCGATGTGCTGGCTCGTCGCCGGGTGGTCGCTGCTCTCTGACCGCAACGCCTCGGTCTTCCTCGGACTGTTCGCTACCGTCACGTCGCTGGTCGTGGTGAACAACGCGGTCGCCGTCCTCGCTGCGTGA
- the trpD gene encoding anthranilate phosphoribosyltransferase, with product MEGYIESVTDGEDLTLAEAREAATAVFEGATEAQIGALLAGLRAKGETEAEIAGFAQGMREAARTIDPDRAPLVDTCGTGGDDYDTINVSTTSAIVAAGAGVPIAKHGNYSVSSSSGSSDVLEEVGLDMDTAPEAVEATIEEAGIGYMHAPAFHPAMKAVIGPRREVGMRTIFNVLGPLTNPAGADAQVMGVYDSDLVGLIGRAVAEMPVDHALIVHGSGMDEITVHDETAVAEVEGGAVTEYTITPEEIGLATHDIDAVAGGTPAENAEDLLGIVEGDVRGAKRDIILANAGAAVYVAGMADSLEAGVEAAADGIDSGDAAAKLDDLREVSTRVAADGGR from the coding sequence ATGGAAGGATACATCGAATCCGTCACGGACGGGGAAGACCTGACGCTCGCGGAGGCCCGAGAGGCGGCGACGGCCGTCTTCGAGGGCGCGACAGAGGCACAGATCGGAGCGCTGCTGGCGGGGCTGCGCGCGAAGGGCGAGACCGAGGCGGAGATCGCCGGCTTCGCCCAGGGGATGCGCGAGGCCGCCCGAACCATCGACCCCGACCGGGCACCGTTGGTCGACACCTGCGGTACGGGGGGCGACGACTACGACACGATCAACGTCTCGACGACGAGCGCCATCGTCGCCGCGGGCGCCGGCGTCCCGATCGCCAAGCACGGCAACTACTCCGTCTCCTCGTCGTCGGGGAGCTCGGACGTGCTGGAGGAGGTCGGCCTCGACATGGACACCGCGCCCGAGGCCGTCGAGGCGACCATCGAGGAAGCCGGCATCGGCTACATGCACGCCCCCGCGTTCCACCCGGCGATGAAGGCCGTCATCGGTCCGCGCCGCGAGGTGGGCATGCGGACCATCTTCAACGTGCTCGGCCCGCTCACGAATCCCGCCGGCGCCGACGCCCAGGTCATGGGCGTCTACGACTCCGATCTCGTCGGTCTGATCGGTCGCGCTGTCGCCGAGATGCCCGTCGACCACGCCCTTATCGTCCACGGGTCGGGCATGGACGAGATCACGGTCCACGACGAGACCGCCGTCGCCGAGGTCGAGGGCGGTGCAGTCACCGAGTACACGATCACGCCCGAGGAGATCGGGCTGGCGACCCACGACATCGACGCCGTCGCCGGCGGCACGCCCGCCGAGAACGCCGAGGACCTGCTGGGGATCGTCGAGGGCGACGTGCGCGGCGCCAAACGCGACATCATCCTCGCGAACGCCGGTGCGGCCGTCTACGTCGCCGGCATGGCAGACTCGCTCGAAGCGGGCGTCGAGGCGGCCGCCGACGGTATCGATTCCGGCGACGCCGCGGCGAAACTGGACGACCTGCGGGAAGTCAGCACGCGCGTCGCCGCCGACGGGGGCCGATGA
- the trpE gene encoding anthranilate synthase component I, whose protein sequence is MSDSAPDPATGLDLEPTKDEFVELADADEPVVVRAAAELDTDLGPLDAYAALSGRTTDIEGADYTFLLESAEKVASSDPDGAFAPTTEDRHARYSFVGYDPKGVVTVDADGATVETFDDRYDTFFDADGGDTLDSVRGAMPDVERRGFPDMDREHFEGGLVGFLGYDAVYDCWLDEVGLEHPDSRYPDAQFVLTTATLVFDEVEDTVSLVCTPLLEPGDDAAARYEELERDVERVADLLAGAADLETGGFVRESETAGPQDEYEEAVEEAKEHVLAGDIYQGVISRTRELYGDVDPLGLYESLRSVNPSPYMYVLDYDGLSIVGASPETLVAVRGDRVLSNPIAGTCSRGTSPVEDRRLAGEMLADGKERAEHTMLVDLARNDVRRVADPGSVRVEEFMSVLKYSHVQHIESTVTGTLADDADAFDAARASFPAGTLSGAPKIRAMEIIDELERTPRGPYGGGVGYFTWTGDAELAIVIRTATVEDLDSPYGVDVPESAADSADRVTVQAGAGIVADSDPASEYEETEQKMRGVLDALEAIEDSEAEPTGSTDGEAVEPEEVSR, encoded by the coding sequence GTGAGCGACTCCGCTCCCGACCCCGCCACCGGTCTCGATCTCGAACCGACGAAGGACGAATTCGTGGAGCTGGCCGACGCCGACGAGCCCGTCGTCGTCCGCGCCGCGGCCGAACTGGACACCGACCTGGGGCCGCTGGACGCCTACGCCGCGCTGTCCGGTCGGACGACCGACATCGAGGGCGCCGACTACACCTTCCTGCTAGAGAGCGCCGAGAAGGTCGCCTCCAGCGACCCCGACGGCGCGTTCGCGCCGACGACCGAGGATCGCCACGCCCGCTACTCCTTCGTCGGCTACGACCCGAAGGGCGTCGTCACCGTCGACGCCGACGGGGCGACCGTCGAGACGTTCGACGACCGCTACGACACCTTCTTCGACGCCGACGGCGGTGACACCCTCGACAGCGTCCGCGGCGCGATGCCCGACGTCGAACGCCGGGGGTTCCCCGACATGGACCGGGAGCACTTCGAGGGCGGCCTCGTCGGCTTCCTCGGCTACGACGCCGTCTACGACTGCTGGCTCGACGAGGTCGGCCTGGAGCATCCCGACTCCCGGTACCCCGACGCCCAGTTCGTCCTCACCACGGCCACGCTCGTCTTCGACGAGGTCGAGGACACCGTCTCGCTCGTCTGCACGCCGCTGCTCGAACCCGGCGACGACGCCGCGGCCCGCTACGAGGAACTGGAGCGAGACGTCGAGCGGGTCGCCGACCTGCTGGCGGGCGCCGCCGACCTGGAGACGGGCGGGTTCGTCCGCGAGAGCGAGACCGCGGGCCCCCAAGACGAGTACGAGGAGGCCGTCGAAGAGGCGAAAGAACACGTCCTGGCAGGGGACATCTACCAGGGCGTCATCTCCCGAACGCGGGAGCTGTACGGCGACGTGGACCCGCTGGGGCTGTACGAGTCGCTACGGTCGGTCAACCCCTCGCCGTACATGTACGTCCTCGACTACGACGGGCTCTCTATCGTGGGCGCCAGCCCGGAGACGCTCGTCGCGGTACGGGGCGACCGCGTCCTCTCGAATCCCATCGCCGGCACCTGTTCCCGGGGGACCAGCCCCGTCGAGGACCGACGGCTCGCGGGCGAGATGCTCGCCGACGGGAAAGAACGAGCCGAACACACGATGCTCGTCGACCTCGCCCGCAACGACGTGCGCCGCGTCGCCGACCCCGGTTCGGTGCGAGTCGAGGAGTTCATGAGCGTCCTCAAGTACAGCCACGTCCAGCACATCGAGTCGACGGTGACGGGCACCCTGGCCGACGACGCCGACGCCTTCGACGCGGCCCGCGCTTCCTTCCCCGCCGGGACGCTCTCGGGCGCGCCGAAGATCCGCGCGATGGAGATCATCGACGAGCTGGAACGCACCCCCAGAGGCCCCTACGGCGGCGGCGTCGGCTACTTCACCTGGACCGGCGACGCCGAGTTGGCCATCGTGATCCGAACCGCGACCGTCGAGGATCTGGACAGCCCCTACGGCGTCGACGTTCCCGAGAGTGCGGCCGACAGCGCCGACCGGGTCACCGTCCAGGCCGGCGCCGGCATCGTCGCCGACAGCGACCCGGCCAGCGAGTACGAGGAGACCGAGCAGAAGATGCGGGGCGTCCTCGACGCGCTAGAGGCCATCGAGGACTCGGAGGCCGAGCCGACGGGTAGCACCGACGGAGAAGCCGTCGAGCCCGAGGAGGTGTCCCGATGA
- a CDS encoding rhomboid family intramembrane serine protease: protein MDEASASPLSRGLDWLRSVPATLFLCGLFVLVFAAEWYVWDRLGYRTFVALFIATTEPSPGWLLAPLAHLPTDPRHLVSSVVQLLLFGGVVERRLGRRQFLALAAVSGLATTGAQVAWYVSLGVSGRVAGTLGASGVVLAMTALVVVDSVRYRLATGGWHGEVTWLWVFFGSVIAGQAVFGLLALAAGTAEVGVVGHVAGVAIGLGVGLVRPTGAVLFSADARYRS from the coding sequence ATGGACGAGGCCTCCGCGTCACCGCTGTCGCGGGGGCTCGACTGGCTCCGGAGCGTGCCGGCAACGCTCTTTCTCTGCGGTCTCTTCGTTCTCGTGTTCGCCGCGGAGTGGTACGTCTGGGACCGCCTGGGCTACCGGACGTTCGTCGCGCTGTTCATCGCGACCACCGAACCATCTCCGGGCTGGCTGCTCGCGCCGCTCGCGCACCTGCCGACCGATCCCCGCCACCTCGTCTCCAGCGTCGTGCAACTGTTGCTGTTCGGCGGCGTGGTCGAGCGTCGGCTGGGTCGACGGCAGTTTCTCGCGCTCGCGGCGGTGTCCGGGCTGGCGACGACCGGCGCGCAAGTGGCCTGGTACGTGTCGCTCGGTGTCTCGGGTCGGGTCGCGGGGACGCTCGGCGCCAGCGGGGTCGTCCTCGCGATGACGGCGCTGGTCGTCGTCGACAGCGTCCGGTACCGACTCGCGACCGGCGGCTGGCACGGCGAGGTGACCTGGCTGTGGGTCTTCTTCGGGAGCGTGATCGCCGGACAGGCGGTCTTCGGCCTCCTGGCGCTCGCGGCCGGGACCGCGGAGGTCGGCGTCGTCGGCCACGTGGCGGGCGTGGCGATCGGGCTCGGCGTCGGACTCGTCCGACCGACCGGCGCGGTACTGTTCTCGGCCGACGCGCGGTACCGGTCGTAG
- the trpG gene encoding anthranilate synthase component II produces MSAGQRERADKRRVLFVDNFDSFTYNLVEYVSEHADTEVVRNTASLDDVRAADPDAIVISPGPGHPENERDIGVTNDVLTEISPDVPTLGVCLGLEAAVYAYGGTVGRAPEPIHGKAFPISHDGEGVFADLDQGIRGGRYHSLVATEVPDCFEVTATTEAETGDGDTVDLVMGVRHREHPIEAVQFHPESVLTAVGHDVIANFLDGV; encoded by the coding sequence ATGAGCGCCGGACAGCGCGAACGGGCCGACAAGCGGCGGGTGCTGTTCGTCGACAACTTCGATTCGTTCACCTACAACCTCGTCGAGTACGTCAGCGAGCACGCCGACACCGAAGTCGTCCGCAACACCGCTTCGCTGGACGACGTGCGCGCGGCCGACCCCGACGCCATCGTGATCAGCCCCGGGCCCGGCCACCCGGAGAACGAGCGCGACATCGGGGTCACGAACGACGTGCTGACCGAGATCAGCCCGGACGTGCCGACGCTGGGCGTCTGTCTCGGGCTCGAAGCCGCGGTCTACGCCTACGGCGGGACGGTCGGTCGCGCGCCCGAACCGATCCACGGCAAGGCGTTCCCCATCAGCCACGACGGCGAGGGCGTCTTCGCCGACCTCGACCAGGGGATCCGCGGCGGCCGCTACCACTCGCTGGTCGCCACCGAGGTCCCCGACTGCTTCGAGGTGACCGCGACCACCGAGGCCGAGACCGGCGACGGCGACACCGTCGACCTGGTGATGGGAGTTCGCCACCGCGAACACCCTATCGAGGCCGTCCAGTTCCACCCCGAGTCGGTGCTGACCGCGGTCGGACACGACGTAATCGCTAACTTCCTCGACGGCGTCTAA
- a CDS encoding methyl-accepting chemotaxis protein, giving the protein MRPTLKRRIGFTLGGQFAHACYQVVVLLAVPGLWPVLGGLGFLAAAAGLVYAYRDIGETLDDRVGERQELRTALAETERERDDLRSRLDDARSDLADLRAGPDSRSAAPVVAAPDGGVQAADDAALADYEGSVRTVGTALDAFGDGDLTQRLDADDDSEALAELAAEFNEMAGAFEQTFDAAAGFSDEVVGSSEQVTTATQAVTDSSETVAQRVQEIADVFYEQHQQISGISDEMSDMSATIEEIAASSDEVKEMADQTERSTVEGIEAGRSARDTMDEAQDQIEDVVETVTELDERMNEVGQIVDLIDDIAEQTNILALNASIEAAHASAGANNNGFGVVADEVKSLAEETKEATNEIEGLIGEIQDQTDETVDEITDMQSTIDEGKSTVGEGLDALESILEHVQQTASGVTEISNATDDQAASSEEVAAIADEAAETSKENVEEAEQVAAIAEEQNLALSEMYVNAKMLTMRAEQLSALFERYETE; this is encoded by the coding sequence ATGCGACCGACCCTCAAGCGACGGATCGGGTTCACGCTGGGCGGACAGTTCGCCCACGCGTGCTATCAGGTGGTGGTTCTCCTGGCCGTGCCGGGCCTGTGGCCGGTGCTCGGCGGACTGGGATTTCTCGCGGCGGCAGCGGGACTCGTGTACGCCTATCGCGACATCGGTGAGACGCTCGACGACCGGGTGGGCGAACGCCAGGAGCTGCGGACCGCGCTGGCGGAGACCGAACGCGAGCGTGACGACCTCCGTTCGCGGTTGGACGACGCGAGATCCGACCTCGCGGACCTTCGGGCCGGACCGGACTCCCGGTCCGCCGCGCCGGTCGTGGCGGCGCCGGACGGTGGCGTCCAGGCCGCCGACGACGCCGCACTCGCCGACTACGAGGGCAGCGTCCGGACCGTCGGGACGGCGCTGGACGCCTTCGGTGACGGCGACCTGACTCAGCGCCTCGACGCCGACGACGACTCGGAGGCGCTCGCGGAACTCGCGGCGGAGTTCAACGAGATGGCCGGGGCCTTCGAGCAGACCTTCGACGCCGCTGCCGGCTTCAGCGACGAGGTCGTCGGCTCCTCCGAGCAGGTGACCACGGCGACCCAGGCGGTGACCGACTCCAGCGAGACGGTCGCCCAGCGCGTCCAGGAGATCGCCGACGTGTTCTACGAGCAACACCAGCAGATCAGCGGGATCTCCGACGAGATGTCCGACATGTCCGCGACCATCGAGGAGATCGCCGCCTCCTCCGACGAGGTCAAGGAGATGGCCGACCAGACCGAGCGATCGACGGTCGAAGGGATCGAGGCCGGTCGCTCGGCGCGGGACACTATGGACGAGGCGCAAGACCAGATCGAGGACGTGGTCGAGACGGTCACCGAACTCGACGAGCGGATGAACGAGGTGGGCCAGATCGTCGACCTCATCGACGACATCGCCGAGCAGACCAATATCCTCGCGCTGAACGCCTCGATCGAAGCGGCCCACGCCTCGGCGGGGGCGAACAACAACGGCTTCGGCGTCGTCGCCGACGAGGTCAAGAGCCTCGCCGAGGAGACCAAGGAAGCCACCAACGAGATCGAGGGCCTCATCGGGGAGATTCAGGACCAGACCGACGAGACCGTCGACGAGATCACCGACATGCAGTCGACCATCGACGAGGGCAAGAGCACGGTCGGCGAGGGGCTGGACGCCCTCGAATCGATCCTCGAACACGTCCAGCAGACCGCTTCGGGCGTCACCGAGATATCCAACGCCACCGACGACCAGGCCGCCTCTTCGGAGGAGGTCGCCGCCATCGCCGACGAGGCCGCCGAGACCAGCAAAGAGAACGTCGAGGAGGCCGAACAGGTCGCCGCCATCGCCGAGGAACAGAACCTCGCGCTCTCGGAGATGTACGTCAACGCCAAGATGCTCACGATGCGCGCCGAGCAGCTCTCGGCGCTGTTCGAGCGCTACGAGACCGAGTAG
- a CDS encoding phosphoribosylanthranilate isomerase, giving the protein MSDATGPDTRRSATRVKVCGVTREADREAVVAAGADAVGVISGVPVDTPREVDAGTAGDLLAGVPPLVTGVLVTMPDTVEQAVDLATAAEPDAVQVHGGLSPGELGALGRRLHGDLVVAVDADADDLRAYAGPADALLVDSVDADGGGGTGQTHDWERTREVVADLDVPVILAGGLTPDNVAAAVETVRPFGVDVATGVERVEDGERVGGEKDSETVRSFVAAATRREVVA; this is encoded by the coding sequence ATGAGCGACGCGACCGGACCCGACACGAGGCGGTCGGCGACTCGCGTCAAGGTCTGTGGCGTCACTCGCGAGGCGGACCGCGAGGCCGTCGTCGCCGCGGGTGCCGACGCCGTCGGTGTCATCAGCGGCGTGCCCGTCGACACGCCCCGCGAAGTCGACGCCGGTACCGCCGGGGACCTCCTGGCAGGGGTCCCGCCGCTCGTGACCGGCGTGCTCGTGACGATGCCCGACACCGTAGAGCAAGCGGTCGACCTCGCGACGGCCGCCGAGCCCGACGCAGTCCAGGTTCACGGTGGCCTCTCGCCGGGCGAGCTGGGCGCGCTCGGCCGCCGGCTGCACGGGGACCTCGTCGTCGCCGTCGACGCCGACGCCGACGACCTGCGCGCGTACGCCGGGCCCGCCGACGCCCTGCTGGTCGACTCGGTCGACGCCGACGGCGGCGGCGGTACCGGTCAGACCCACGACTGGGAGCGCACCCGCGAGGTCGTCGCGGATCTCGACGTGCCCGTGATCCTGGCCGGTGGACTCACCCCGGACAACGTCGCCGCGGCGGTCGAGACCGTTCGGCCGTTCGGCGTCGACGTGGCGACCGGCGTCGAGCGCGTCGAGGATGGGGAACGCGTCGGCGGCGAGAAGGACTCGGAGACGGTCCGCTCGTTCGTCGCCGCGGCGACCCGGAGGGAGGTGGTCGCGTGA
- a CDS encoding Gfo/Idh/MocA family protein encodes MTYDIAFVGTGPEPDNPVWGESAAMAYRHAEGYRDRDDCRIVAAADIVRENVAAFADEFDIGEDGIFEEYEAMLESATPDIVSVSTPVPTHAEIVLDCIESGVPEAVHCEKPMATMWGDARLLAQEASRRDVQLTFNHQRRFSPVWREPKRALDEGAIGDLRRVEVGTSTLLDNGTHHIDLAHMYAGEAPVEWVIGQVDYREEYVKYGAHNENQGLVQWAYESGVQGIATTGFGEDGVGVHHRLRGTDGVIEVTPWSEAQARVRRDGEGWETLVSGVEDAAAVSPAIDHVVECLRDGVEPEFSARRALSVTEVIFGAWESSRRRGRVDLPLRVEDNPLEAMVDSGELSPEPAGED; translated from the coding sequence ATGACCTACGACATCGCGTTCGTCGGGACCGGGCCGGAGCCGGACAACCCGGTGTGGGGCGAGAGCGCGGCGATGGCCTACCGCCACGCCGAGGGGTATCGCGACCGCGACGACTGCCGGATCGTCGCCGCCGCCGACATCGTCCGCGAGAACGTCGCCGCCTTCGCCGACGAGTTCGACATCGGCGAGGACGGGATCTTCGAGGAGTACGAAGCGATGCTCGAATCGGCCACGCCCGACATCGTCTCGGTCTCGACACCCGTCCCGACCCACGCCGAGATCGTCCTCGACTGCATCGAAAGCGGCGTCCCCGAGGCGGTCCACTGTGAGAAGCCGATGGCGACGATGTGGGGCGACGCGCGCCTGCTGGCTCAGGAGGCGAGTCGTCGTGACGTGCAACTCACCTTCAACCACCAGCGCCGCTTCTCGCCGGTGTGGCGTGAACCCAAGCGCGCGCTCGACGAGGGTGCTATCGGCGACCTCCGGCGAGTCGAGGTCGGGACGAGCACGCTGCTGGACAACGGCACCCACCACATCGACCTGGCGCACATGTACGCCGGCGAAGCACCGGTCGAGTGGGTCATCGGCCAGGTCGACTACCGCGAGGAGTACGTCAAGTACGGTGCCCACAACGAGAACCAGGGGCTGGTCCAGTGGGCCTACGAGAGCGGCGTCCAGGGCATCGCGACGACGGGCTTCGGCGAGGACGGCGTCGGGGTCCACCACCGCCTGCGCGGCACCGACGGCGTCATCGAGGTGACGCCCTGGAGCGAGGCACAGGCGCGGGTCCGCCGGGACGGCGAGGGGTGGGAGACGCTGGTCTCGGGTGTCGAGGACGCGGCGGCGGTCTCGCCGGCCATCGACCACGTCGTCGAGTGCCTGCGCGACGGCGTCGAACCGGAGTTTTCCGCCCGACGAGCGCTATCGGTGACCGAAGTGATCTTCGGGGCCTGGGAGTCCTCGCGACGGCGCGGCCGGGTGGATCTGCCGCTCCGGGTCGAGGACAACCCACTCGAAGCGATGGTCGACTCGGGCGAACTGTCGCCCGAACCCGCCGGCGAGGACTGA
- a CDS encoding M24 family metallopeptidase — translation MSHTDAVRERLDAYLADEDLAAVWFARPPSFAWLTGGNNVVDRAADVGVAAAGYDGDGLTVVTDNIEAERLVDEELPEDATVETVQWYEAGLADAVERYSPTPAAADFDVAGFEAVDPTDLRQPLTDADIERFRSLGADTAEVVERVVREASADDEERAVGGRLRDRLFARGIDSPVVLVGSGERTRKYRHYTTRDAELGDYALVSVTAVRDGLHASITRSIAFDAPEWLDERTEAAMRVEASALAATQRVGREDGTAGEMFDGIAEAYAEVGYEGEWRNHHQGGAAAYAGREWFGTPDSEASVHLPMTYAYNPTVQGAKSEDTHLVTDEGIELLTATGDWPTETVEPVGDGPEMERHAVLHR, via the coding sequence ATGTCCCACACCGACGCGGTCCGCGAGCGACTCGACGCCTATCTCGCCGACGAAGACCTGGCAGCGGTCTGGTTCGCCCGTCCGCCCTCGTTCGCGTGGCTGACCGGCGGCAACAACGTCGTCGACCGCGCCGCGGACGTGGGGGTCGCCGCCGCCGGCTACGACGGCGACGGCCTCACCGTCGTCACCGACAACATCGAAGCCGAGCGGCTCGTCGACGAGGAGCTTCCCGAAGACGCGACCGTCGAGACCGTCCAGTGGTACGAGGCGGGTCTCGCCGACGCCGTCGAACGGTACAGCCCGACGCCGGCGGCCGCCGACTTCGACGTGGCCGGGTTCGAGGCCGTCGACCCGACGGATCTGCGCCAGCCGCTGACCGACGCCGATATCGAGCGGTTCCGGTCGCTCGGTGCGGACACCGCCGAGGTCGTCGAGCGCGTCGTCCGGGAGGCCAGCGCCGACGACGAGGAGCGCGCGGTCGGCGGCCGCCTGCGCGACCGGCTGTTCGCCCGCGGTATCGACTCCCCGGTCGTCCTCGTCGGGAGCGGCGAGCGAACCCGGAAGTACCGCCACTACACGACCCGCGACGCCGAACTCGGCGACTACGCGCTCGTTTCGGTCACGGCCGTCCGCGACGGGCTCCACGCGAGCATCACCCGCTCGATCGCCTTCGACGCGCCCGAGTGGCTCGACGAGCGCACCGAGGCCGCTATGCGCGTCGAAGCGAGCGCGCTCGCCGCCACCCAGCGAGTCGGTCGCGAGGACGGTACCGCGGGCGAGATGTTCGACGGCATCGCCGAGGCCTACGCCGAGGTCGGCTACGAGGGCGAGTGGCGCAACCACCACCAGGGCGGCGCCGCCGCCTACGCCGGCCGCGAGTGGTTCGGGACGCCCGACTCCGAGGCTTCGGTCCACCTCCCGATGACCTACGCCTACAACCCGACGGTCCAGGGCGCCAAAAGCGAGGACACCCACCTCGTCACCGACGAGGGGATCGAACTGCTGACCGCCACTGGCGACTGGCCGACCGAGACTGTCGAACCCGTCGGCGACGGCCCCGAGATGGAACGCCACGCGGTCCTCCACCGCTGA